Below is a genomic region from Nitrospiraceae bacterium.
GCAAATGTTGTCCATAAACTTCAAGAGGCCGGGAGTAGCAAAATTTTCTTAACTGAGCGGGGAGCTAGCTTCGGCTATCAAAATCTTGTCGTCGATATGCGCTCATTACCCGTCATGAGAAACCTGGGATACCCCGTGGTATTTGATGCAACCCATAGCGTGCAATTACCTGGCGGGGGGGGAACGGTCTCTTCAGGACAACGGGAATTTGTGGCGCCCTTAGCCCGTGCGGCGGCCGCAGCCGGATGTGACGGATTCTTTATGGAAGTGCATCCTCGTCCGGAGGAGGCACTTTCCGATGGGCCAAACATGATACGATTGAGTGAGTTGCGAGGTTTATTAGCACAACTTCAAGCCATTTGGCAGGTAACCGGGAAGGGAGAAATCTCTCCTCTTACTTGAGTTTTTGGAAGAAAAATTTGAATTTTTATGAATCAATCTGAAGGAGTAAAAGAAAAGTCAGAACAACATGATGTAATTATGGAAGAAGTTTATCTCAATCTTCCTAATTCTCTTACTCTTTTGCGGATCCTGCTAATTCCTGTTTTTGTCTGGTTTTTCTCCGAATCAAGTCCTGACCGGGCACTGGCAGCCGGCCTGGTGTTTGCCTGTGCGGCTTTCACGGATTTTCTTGACGGATATTTGGCCAGAAAAAGTGGGCAGATAACCAATTTAGGGAAATTGCTGGATCCGGTTGCCGATAAACTCCTGGTGGCCTCTGGGCTGATTCTTCTTGTGCAATTTCAACGTGTTGCGGTGTGGTTGGCGATTGTGATGATTGCACGCGAATTGATTGTGACCGGAGCCAGGGTGGTCGCAGCGAAAGAGGGATTTGTGGTTCCAGCTGACTCTCTTGGAAAATTTAAAGTCATCGGCCAAATCGGAGGGATTCTATGCCTTATTCTCCAGGGCGTTTGGGTACAAAGTGAGGGCCCACTGGCTGCTATTGGAACCGGACTGTTGTACATAGCTTTGTTCTTCTCCTTATTTTCCGGCTGGCGATATCTCATGCAAATCTTTAAAAAAATTAGTCCCCAATATTGGTAGGAGTGCTCACAAGTCACCAGGAAATGGAACTGTATTTTTTATTAGGAGTGATCGGCGCTTATCTCTTAGGATCTATCCCGTTTGGCTTGGTCAGTTCTCGCATTTTCGGAACGGATGATCCACGCACACATGGGAGCCATAATATCGGTTTTACTAATGTTCTGAGAGTATCCGGCAAAAAAGTCGGAATCTTTACTTTAATTGGGGATTTAGGGAAAGGAACGGTTGCGACCGGCATTGCAGGCTTCGCCGGGCTTCCCTGGATCTGGATCCTTGCCATCGGCTTTTCAGTCATTCTTGGTCATGTTTTTTCTATTTTTTTAGGATTTAAAGGGGGAAAAGGTGTCGCCACAGCCTTAGGTGCCATTATTGGCATTCATCCGTTGATTGGATGGCTTCTTGTTGGTGTGTGGTTAGGAGCCGTATCGGTTTTTGGATATTCCTCAGGGGGAGCACTGCTGGCTTTTTGTGTGTTTCCATTCTTGGCTTATTTTCTGACGTACGACTTTTATTTTTGCCTTTTTGCTTTGGGAGTTACTGTGGTCATTTTTTTCTGCCACAAAGAAAACATTCTCCGTCTTAGCCAGGGAACCGAAAGCAAAATGAGACTATTTTCTATTTAACATAATATTTATTATCCGACATTGCAAAAATTAAGGTTTAGAATGAATTTAGGGAATGCTTCACTCATATTATCATTGTGTGGCCTTCTGTTATATATCTCTCCGTCTCCCGCAGTTAGCCAGACAGCCAAAGAACTTAGAGGGCTACAACTTCTTGAAGATATCCAACAGGCCATCACCAGCCTGGCTGAACGGGTGACGCCCACCGTCGTCAATATTACACCAATTCGGGAAATCGCTCAGGGACAAGGCTTTCAGCGACGTGCGCCATTTTCTCAAGGGAGTGGCTCAGGCGTTATCGTGCGGGAGGATGGAATCATCGTAACCAACAATCATGTAGTTGGGGAAGACGCCAGGGAGGCAGATGTTCGGCTATCCGATAAGTCCAATATGATTGCCCGGGTCATTGGGCGTGACAAGGAAACCGATATAGCGGTCCTCAAAATTGAATCTGACCGGAAATTTCCAGTTGCTCATTTTGGGGACTCCAACGCCTTAAAAGTCGGACAATGGGTATTGGCTGTCGGAAATCCGATGGGACTAGACCGAACGGTGACCTTAGGCGTTGTGAGTGGTATTGGAAGGGAACGCCTCAATTTATCCCGGTATGAAAACTTCATTCAAACGGATGCTGCAATCAATCCTGGGAATTCAGGAGGGCCGCTCTTTAACCTGCAAGGTGAGGTGATCGGAATCAATACTGCCATAATCCATATGGCACAAGGCATAGGATTTTCCATTCCCGCCGATATGGTTTCGCGTGTGGTTGATCAACTGGTGTCACAGGGGCGAGTGGTTCGTGGGTGGCTTGGTGTCGGGATTCAATCTCTCACGAAAGAACTTGCGGAACAATTTGGGATTAAGGAAGGCCGTGGGGTTCTTGTCAACGAAGTTTACGAACACGATCCAGCCCATGTGGCCGGCATTAAACCAGGGGATATCATTGTGTCCGTAGACGACAGCTCGGTTGATTCGCCCAACCAACTGTCAAGACTGGTTGCGCGCGTGGGACCTGGTGAGAATGCCAAAATTCTGGTGTTACGGGACGGAAAAGAATTGACTTTCCTCGTGCCGATGGCGGAGAGGCAGGAAAAATCCATGTTAGCCTCACTCCCCTTACAAAAATCAGAAGTCACTTTAGGGCTTGATGTCCAAGGGCTTACCGCTGCACTCGCTGAGCAATTTGAATTAGAAGAAACCGTGGGAGTGCTTGTGACCAAAGTTGAACCCGGCGGTCTCGCAAACTCTGAAGGGATTCAAGAAGGAGATCTGATTAACGAGGTCAATCGGCAAACCGTCCGGACCGTCACACAGTTTTCCGAGGAAGTCGCCAAGGTGAAGCCGGGTCAAACTATTTTACTTCGAATTATTCGAAAGACAAGGGCATTTTTCATTGTGATCAAAACGCAGCCTTAAAGCCACTCACAATATGAGAGGGGGTCAGTGAGACGAAACGGCTTCCTTGTCTTTTTTATGTTCTTCCACAATACGGTTCAGACAATCCTTCGGTACCTCCTCGTAACCTGAAAATTCCATCACATAACTACCCTTTCCAGCCGTCATGGATGTCAAGGAGGGAGCATACTTCAGCATTTCCGCCAGCGGCACAAAGGCTTTCACAATTTGATTGTGACCCTTAGTCGCCATTCCCTGTATGCGTCCACGGCGCGAGTTAAGATCTCCAATCACGGTTCCCACCAAATCATCAGGGACTAGAACATCTACTGACATGATAGGCTCAAGAATCGTGCTTTGAGCGGCTTCCAGAGCATGCTTGAGGGCCATTGATCCGGCCACTTTAAAGGCCAACTCCGAAGAATCAACGGGATGATGAGATCCATCATAGACAGTCACACGAATATCCACGATGGGAAACCCAGCAACAATCCCATGCTGCAGGGCTTCAATCACACCCTTTTCCACTGCCGGGATGAAATTCCGTGGTATGACGCCACCCACAATTTTGTTGTGAAATTCAAACCCAGCCCCTCGGGGAAGCGGCTCAATTTGTAACCAACAATCCCCATATTGTCCATGCCCACCGGTTTGTTTTTTATATTTTCCTTGGGCCTGAGCCATACGATGGATCGTTTCCTTATAGGGCACTTTCGGCATGTGCAAGTCCACTTCAACTCCATACTTTCGCCTCAGTTTGTCTAAGGTGGCATCGATGTGGCTCTGCCCTACCCCACTTAACAGCATTTCTTTTGTCTCTTCATTCCTAAGAAATTCGAGAGACGGATCTTCTTCAACCAACTTGTGAAGACCTAAACTGACCTTGTCAATCTCATTCTTGCTTTTTACCTCCAAGGCATACGACATGACCGGCCGCGCTATTTTCAGTCCGGGGAATATAATGGAATGTCGTTCATCGCAAATAGTGTCGCCGGTTTGGGTATCCTTTAATTTACCGATGGCCGCAATATCTCCGGCATAGACCTGATGAACCTGGTGATGTTTTTTGCCCAGGGAGAAAAAGAGATGCCCACCCTTCTCCTTAGTCTGCCGGGAGGCATTATAAAACCCTGAATCGGCCTGTAAAGTCCCTGACAACACCCGTACAAATGATAGACGCCCCATAAATGGATCGATGGTGGTTTTAAAGACGAAAGCTGAAAACGGATCATGTGGATCAGAATTTCGTTGACCTTCGTCATGCGTCAGAGGTTGCAGGCCGACATTGGGATGGAGACTGGAACGATCTGAAGGAGACGGAAGATATCGTCGTATCGCATCGAACAGGCTTGTGGTTCCAATATTGCGAATAGCAGATCCGCACAACACCGGCACAAGCTTCCGCTCTAATGTGCCGAGCGTCAATCCATCCTGTAAATCTTCATCTGAGATCTCACCCTGGGTAAGATATTTTTCCAACAATTGATCATTCGTTTCTGCCACCTGTTCCATAGCTCGGCGCCGGAATTCATTTGCAACTGGTTGGTGCTCTGGGGAAATCTCCGTTTGATGGACTTTGGGCGTGCCGGAAACCGGACTTATGACATTCCTCGAAATGAGATCAATGACACCAGTTAGCGTGGCTTCCTCTCCGACAGGAATGGTGATGGGGACTCCGGTAAATCCCAATGTTTTTTCACACTCTGCCAGAAAGGAGCGATAGTCCGCCCGTTCTTTATCCAGTTCATTTATAAACAGGAGACAGGGAAGTTCGTGTTCCTGAACAAGGTCCCAGACTCGTTCGATTTCTGACCGTAGCCCTGTACTGGCCCCGACAACCAGCACCACGCCATCCACCGCCCTGAGAGCGGATTGAACCTCAAAGGCATAATCGCTCATCCCCGGTGTATCAATAATATTGACTTTTGTACCCTGCCATTCGAACTGGCAGATGGTCGAACTGATTGAATGGTGCCTTTGGACCTCTTCAGGTTCAAAATCACCAATGGTGTTTCCCTGAGGAATGGTCCCCATGGTCGGGATGATTCCCGTGGAAAAGGCCAGTGCTTCACACAGGGTGGTCTTCCCTGCTCCAGGGTAGGAACAGATGACCACGTTACGGATGGATGGGGCCGATTCGTGTGACATGCGAACCTCCTCTCAATTTCCCTGAATTTTAGGTAGGAGTGGAAGGAGTGTCAATGAAAAAGAACAAGGGGCTGTCAGGAGACCAACGCTCTGTTTATCTCATCGTCAGTGGACCGACAGATAGGACTTCAAAAAATCTTCAAGATGATTCGGGGGAAAAAACATTCAGGCAAAATTTTCCTAGTAAATTCTGAGGTTTTTTCTTGAAAATGGTTTCGAGCATTTTGTTCGGACATTTTGGCACCCAGGTTGCTCTAGTGTCCTAACCAAGAGAGAAAAATTGATACCAATCCCATGGTGGCCCATACACCGGCATCAATGAACGGAACGATGTAAGTCGTTTCATCTCTCGCCCCTCTTCTCGTACAGGCTGATACAGACATCAGGATCTTTTGAGATCCAGGGAAATTTTTACGCCAAAGACTAGGTAATAACACTTACTTCAGGTGGGGGATCGAATGAGCACATTAACACCAGAGTTAGCGGGTATAACTTCAACGAATCAATGTGCTGGATTGAGGCAGATAACTCAGGAGCTAGTTCCTGGTAATCTTTCCAGAGCTCGTGACCTTGCGCCACTTTCCTTCCTTTTACATTGTCTCGGAGGGACTTGGGACGGGTACCTGGTTGGATGGCACGAGAACAATATGCACTTCCGTCTGACCGGATTCCCTCCCATAGAACTGTCGCAGATCATTGAGTTGAAATATGGCATTTCAGGTCAAGATCATCTCCTAAAAAAGTTTCAGGGAATTATAAAAAATATACAGTTGGTACCAGGGCAGACCCCTTGGTCAGGGACAACAGACATTCTTCTAGACTGC
It encodes:
- the pgsA gene encoding CDP-diacylglycerol--glycerol-3-phosphate 3-phosphatidyltransferase, which gives rise to MEEVYLNLPNSLTLLRILLIPVFVWFFSESSPDRALAAGLVFACAAFTDFLDGYLARKSGQITNLGKLLDPVADKLLVASGLILLVQFQRVAVWLAIVMIARELIVTGARVVAAKEGFVVPADSLGKFKVIGQIGGILCLILQGVWVQSEGPLAAIGTGLLYIALFFSLFSGWRYLMQIFKKISPQYW
- the plsY gene encoding glycerol-3-phosphate 1-O-acyltransferase PlsY, producing the protein MELYFLLGVIGAYLLGSIPFGLVSSRIFGTDDPRTHGSHNIGFTNVLRVSGKKVGIFTLIGDLGKGTVATGIAGFAGLPWIWILAIGFSVILGHVFSIFLGFKGGKGVATALGAIIGIHPLIGWLLVGVWLGAVSVFGYSSGGALLAFCVFPFLAYFLTYDFYFCLFALGVTVVIFFCHKENILRLSQGTESKMRLFSI
- a CDS encoding trypsin-like peptidase domain-containing protein encodes the protein MNLGNASLILSLCGLLLYISPSPAVSQTAKELRGLQLLEDIQQAITSLAERVTPTVVNITPIREIAQGQGFQRRAPFSQGSGSGVIVREDGIIVTNNHVVGEDAREADVRLSDKSNMIARVIGRDKETDIAVLKIESDRKFPVAHFGDSNALKVGQWVLAVGNPMGLDRTVTLGVVSGIGRERLNLSRYENFIQTDAAINPGNSGGPLFNLQGEVIGINTAIIHMAQGIGFSIPADMVSRVVDQLVSQGRVVRGWLGVGIQSLTKELAEQFGIKEGRGVLVNEVYEHDPAHVAGIKPGDIIVSVDDSSVDSPNQLSRLVARVGPGENAKILVLRDGKELTFLVPMAERQEKSMLASLPLQKSEVTLGLDVQGLTAALAEQFELEETVGVLVTKVEPGGLANSEGIQEGDLINEVNRQTVRTVTQFSEEVAKVKPGQTILLRIIRKTRAFFIVIKTQP
- the fusA gene encoding elongation factor G: MSHESAPSIRNVVICSYPGAGKTTLCEALAFSTGIIPTMGTIPQGNTIGDFEPEEVQRHHSISSTICQFEWQGTKVNIIDTPGMSDYAFEVQSALRAVDGVVLVVGASTGLRSEIERVWDLVQEHELPCLLFINELDKERADYRSFLAECEKTLGFTGVPITIPVGEEATLTGVIDLISRNVISPVSGTPKVHQTEISPEHQPVANEFRRRAMEQVAETNDQLLEKYLTQGEISDEDLQDGLTLGTLERKLVPVLCGSAIRNIGTTSLFDAIRRYLPSPSDRSSLHPNVGLQPLTHDEGQRNSDPHDPFSAFVFKTTIDPFMGRLSFVRVLSGTLQADSGFYNASRQTKEKGGHLFFSLGKKHHQVHQVYAGDIAAIGKLKDTQTGDTICDERHSIIFPGLKIARPVMSYALEVKSKNEIDKVSLGLHKLVEEDPSLEFLRNEETKEMLLSGVGQSHIDATLDKLRRKYGVEVDLHMPKVPYKETIHRMAQAQGKYKKQTGGHGQYGDCWLQIEPLPRGAGFEFHNKIVGGVIPRNFIPAVEKGVIEALQHGIVAGFPIVDIRVTVYDGSHHPVDSSELAFKVAGSMALKHALEAAQSTILEPIMSVDVLVPDDLVGTVIGDLNSRRGRIQGMATKGHNQIVKAFVPLAEMLKYAPSLTSMTAGKGSYVMEFSGYEEVPKDCLNRIVEEHKKDKEAVSSH